One Pleurocapsa sp. PCC 7327 DNA segment encodes these proteins:
- the dnaG gene encoding DNA primase, whose product MEVPRLHPDTIEEVKQRVDIYDVISEYVVLRKRGKDFVGLCPFHDEKTPSFSVSPSKQMYYCFGCQVGGNAIKFLMEHRKQSFSEVVLDLARRHQISIKTLEPEQRQELQRQLSLREQLYEVLALTASFYQHALRQPQGEVALDYLKRDRNLSEETIGQFQLGYAPAGWETLYRYLVEQKRYPIAIVEQAGLIKPRKTGNGYYDVFRDRVTIPICDTQGRIIGFGSRTLGAEEPKYLNSPETPLFDKSKTLFALDKARNSIGKDERAIVVEGYFDAIALHAAGITNVVASLGTALTQDQIRLLIRYTESKRVIFNFDADNAGTQATHRAISEIEPLVDAGLVQIGILNLPGSKDADEFLKSSADAVDTYRQLIQSAPLWFDWQIQQLIRGRDLKQADQFERVAQNMVKLLDRLEDSNLRSYYLRYCAEILSQGDSRTISLHLNSLLAQIKKPKRQFAPKAKRTVQSPPLVLAEKSLLDEAEADLLGIYLHCPEYRSAIVEALEETELFFSLPHHRLLWQQIMELREVSSDRLISQLQDRLVQFPEQANQLSHLFQITETKQWEDSTRAPIMIRTAIASLEQVAQEKYRRYCLQQLQRLDPAQEAEQMHYFYQEIQNTTQRIRELEKLRHCEG is encoded by the coding sequence ATGGAAGTTCCTCGCCTTCATCCAGACACGATCGAAGAGGTCAAACAACGGGTTGATATTTATGATGTCATCTCGGAGTATGTCGTGCTGCGCAAGCGCGGAAAGGATTTTGTAGGCTTATGTCCCTTCCACGACGAGAAAACGCCCAGTTTTAGCGTCAGTCCCAGCAAACAAATGTACTATTGCTTTGGCTGTCAAGTGGGGGGAAATGCCATCAAATTTTTGATGGAGCACAGAAAGCAATCCTTCAGCGAGGTCGTTCTCGATCTGGCAAGAAGACATCAAATCTCGATTAAAACGCTAGAACCCGAACAAAGACAGGAACTTCAGCGTCAACTATCTCTGCGCGAGCAACTTTACGAAGTTTTGGCGCTGACGGCGAGTTTTTATCAACATGCTCTCCGACAGCCACAAGGCGAAGTTGCCCTCGATTATTTAAAACGCGATCGCAACTTGAGCGAGGAAACGATTGGGCAATTTCAGTTGGGATATGCCCCCGCCGGATGGGAAACCCTCTACCGCTATCTAGTAGAACAAAAACGCTATCCCATCGCCATTGTAGAACAAGCCGGACTCATCAAACCGCGCAAGACGGGGAATGGGTATTACGATGTATTTCGCGATCGCGTGACGATTCCTATCTGCGACACCCAGGGGCGAATCATCGGTTTCGGGAGTCGAACTTTAGGCGCAGAAGAACCAAAATACCTTAATTCTCCAGAAACGCCTCTATTTGATAAAAGTAAGACCCTATTTGCCCTCGATAAAGCTCGCAATAGCATTGGCAAAGACGAGCGCGCGATCGTTGTCGAAGGATATTTCGACGCGATCGCGCTTCACGCAGCAGGTATTACCAATGTAGTCGCCTCATTGGGAACGGCTCTTACCCAAGACCAGATCCGACTCCTGATACGCTACACCGAATCGAAGCGAGTTATCTTTAATTTCGATGCCGATAACGCCGGAACCCAAGCCACGCATCGCGCTATTAGCGAGATCGAACCTCTTGTGGATGCGGGGCTAGTGCAGATCGGGATTCTCAATCTTCCGGGTAGCAAGGATGCGGACGAATTTCTCAAATCCAGTGCCGATGCAGTAGATACCTATCGCCAACTCATTCAATCTGCGCCTCTATGGTTCGATTGGCAAATTCAGCAACTGATCCGAGGGCGCGATCTCAAGCAAGCCGACCAATTCGAGCGAGTAGCGCAAAATATGGTCAAATTGCTCGATCGACTCGAAGATAGCAATCTACGCAGTTATTACCTTCGCTACTGTGCCGAAATTCTCAGCCAGGGAGATTCCCGAACGATTTCCCTGCACCTCAACAGTTTGCTGGCTCAAATTAAGAAACCCAAACGGCAATTTGCACCCAAAGCCAAACGAACCGTCCAGTCTCCCCCTCTCGTTCTTGCCGAGAAAAGCCTCCTCGACGAAGCAGAAGCCGATCTCTTGGGAATTTATCTACATTGTCCCGAATACCGAAGCGCGATCGTCGAGGCGCTAGAAGAAACAGAATTGTTCTTTAGTCTGCCTCACCATCGCCTTTTGTGGCAGCAGATTATGGAATTGCGCGAAGTTAGCAGCGATCGCCTGATTTCGCAACTACAAGACCGTCTCGTTCAATTTCCCGAACAGGCGAATCAACTATCTCATCTGTTTCAGATTACGGAGACCAAACAGTGGGAAGATAGCACTCGCGCGCCGATTATGATTCGCACGGCGATCGCATCTCTAGAACAAGTCGCTCAAGAAAAATACCGCCGCTACTGTCTTCAACAACTGCAACGACTCGATCCAGCCCAGGAAGCCGAACAAATGCACTATTTCTATCAGGAGATTCAAAATACGACCCAGCGCATTCGAGAATTAGAGAAGCTGCGGCATTGCGAAGGCTAA